From Deferrisoma camini S3R1, the proteins below share one genomic window:
- a CDS encoding DUF503 domain-containing protein, giving the protein MVIGVARFDLYIPEAHSLKEKRSVVRRVVDRVRNRFPVSVAEVDSLDLHQRATIGFAVVSGSAPLADRVLEGVLQFVEDQHLAQILTVDREILHF; this is encoded by the coding sequence ATGGTGATCGGAGTGGCCCGGTTCGACCTGTACATTCCCGAGGCCCACAGCCTCAAGGAGAAGCGCTCCGTGGTGCGCCGGGTGGTGGACCGGGTGCGCAACCGGTTTCCGGTGAGCGTGGCAGAGGTGGACAGCCTCGACCTGCACCAGCGGGCCACGATCGGGTTCGCCGTGGTCTCGGGGTCGGCTCCCCTGGCCGACCGGGTGCTGGAAGGGGTGCTCCAGTTCGTGGAGGATCAGCACCTGGCCCAGATCCTGACCGTGGACCGGGAGATCCTGCATTTTTGA
- the rbfA gene encoding 30S ribosome-binding factor RbfA — translation MESRRTQRVADLLHHEIAWVLQREIKDPRVGFVTITGVRVSADLRHARVYYTVLGEALQRSETQKGLDSARAFVRRAVGARLRIKVVPELKFVYDEDFERALRTQAALEDVRDAKEDPDR, via the coding sequence ATGGAATCACGGCGGACCCAGCGGGTGGCCGACCTGCTCCATCACGAGATCGCGTGGGTGCTCCAGCGGGAGATCAAGGACCCGCGGGTGGGATTCGTGACCATCACGGGGGTGCGGGTCAGCGCCGACCTGCGCCACGCCCGGGTCTACTACACGGTGCTGGGAGAGGCCCTCCAGCGTTCGGAGACCCAGAAGGGCCTCGACAGCGCCCGGGCCTTCGTGCGCCGGGCGGTGGGTGCCCGCCTGCGGATCAAGGTGGTGCCGGAGCTCAAGTTCGTCTACGACGAGGATTTCGAGCGGGCCCTACGGACCCAGGCCGCCCTGGAGGACGTGCGCGATGCAAAGGAAGACCCGGATCGCTGA
- a CDS encoding DHH family phosphoesterase has translation MQRKTRIAEVRRALLPARRVLIVSHRNPDGDAMGSSLALLSGLLTLGKTCEVVNTDGVPANLVWLPLAERVGIAPERGDYDTVVFLDCGNPDRPGVDLAPLRGARWINIDHHPGNGEFGHANLVDPAACATAELVYEVLVGLQVPVGFTAATNIYTAILTDTGCFRFSNSNARAFEIASRMVGRGVDPSWVAQMVYDQQPVNRLRLLSRVLETLELSPRDKAACVVVTQDMFRATHTGVEDVEGFVNYPRSVCGVEVGFLLREEPDGRYRVAFRSKGRVDVAEIAREFGGGGHRNAAGATVEGTAPQIRQRIFDRVEAACDELLLARREVG, from the coding sequence ATGCAAAGGAAGACCCGGATCGCTGAGGTGCGCCGGGCCCTCCTCCCGGCCCGGCGGGTGCTCATCGTCTCCCACCGCAACCCCGACGGCGACGCCATGGGGTCCTCGCTGGCGCTGCTGTCGGGCCTGCTGACCCTCGGAAAGACCTGCGAGGTGGTGAACACAGACGGCGTTCCCGCCAACCTGGTGTGGCTGCCCCTGGCCGAACGGGTGGGCATCGCGCCGGAGCGCGGCGACTACGACACGGTGGTGTTCCTGGACTGCGGCAACCCCGACCGGCCCGGCGTGGACCTCGCTCCCCTCCGGGGAGCCCGGTGGATCAACATCGACCATCACCCGGGCAACGGCGAGTTTGGCCACGCCAACCTGGTGGATCCGGCGGCCTGCGCCACGGCCGAGCTGGTCTACGAGGTGCTCGTGGGGCTCCAGGTGCCGGTCGGATTCACCGCCGCGACGAACATCTACACGGCCATCCTCACCGACACGGGTTGCTTCCGGTTCTCCAACTCCAACGCCCGGGCGTTCGAGATCGCCTCGCGGATGGTGGGTCGAGGCGTGGATCCGTCGTGGGTGGCCCAGATGGTGTACGACCAGCAGCCGGTCAACCGCCTGAGGCTTCTTAGCCGGGTGTTGGAGACCCTCGAGCTCTCTCCCCGCGACAAGGCCGCCTGCGTGGTGGTGACCCAGGACATGTTCCGGGCCACCCACACCGGGGTGGAGGACGTGGAGGGGTTCGTGAACTACCCCCGGTCCGTCTGCGGAGTGGAGGTGGGGTTCCTGCTGCGCGAGGAGCCCGACGGCCGGTACCGGGTGGCGTTCCGCTCCAAGGGTCGGGTGGACGTGGCCGAGATCGCCCGGGAGTTCGGCGGGGGCGGCCACCGCAACGCGGCCGGCGCCACGGTGGAGGGGACCGCCCCCCAGATCCGCCAGCGAATCTTCGACCGGGTGGAGGCGGCCTGCGACGAACTGCTCCTGGCAAGGCGCGAGGTGGGATGA
- the truB gene encoding tRNA pseudouridine(55) synthase TruB gives MTDPRSGLLVCAKPPGPTSHTAVARVRRALAATKAGHAGTLDPFASGVLLVGLGRATRLLEYLVGHPKAYRARIRLGEERDTLDRTGRITATAPVPALTPGEIERLLHRFRGTLTQIPPVYSAVKVGGQALHRRARRGERVEPPARTVEIHRLDLITVDLPEIEVEVECSAGTYIRSLARDLGRAAGCGAVLWELERTRSGPFSLGDAVPLDEVEELGTAAWERVLPPERMVEGLPRVEVGPDEAARLAHGTAVEWAGPPHDGPVAVFGPAGELVAVGRVEEQRLRPVKVFAA, from the coding sequence ATGACGGATCCCCGTTCGGGCCTTCTGGTCTGCGCAAAACCCCCCGGCCCCACATCCCATACGGCCGTGGCGCGGGTCCGCCGCGCCCTGGCCGCCACAAAGGCCGGCCACGCCGGCACGCTGGACCCGTTCGCCTCGGGGGTCCTGCTGGTGGGGCTCGGCCGGGCGACCCGGCTGCTCGAGTACCTGGTGGGCCACCCCAAGGCCTACCGGGCCCGGATCCGGCTGGGCGAGGAGCGCGACACCCTCGACCGCACCGGCCGGATCACGGCCACCGCCCCGGTTCCCGCCCTGACCCCAGGGGAGATCGAACGGCTGCTGCACCGGTTCCGCGGCACCCTCACCCAGATCCCGCCCGTATACTCCGCCGTGAAGGTGGGGGGCCAGGCCTTGCACCGCCGGGCCCGGCGGGGCGAGCGGGTCGAGCCCCCTGCCCGAACCGTGGAGATCCACCGGCTCGACCTGATCACGGTGGACCTGCCCGAGATCGAGGTGGAGGTGGAGTGCTCGGCCGGCACCTACATCCGGTCGCTGGCCCGGGATCTGGGCCGGGCCGCCGGATGCGGCGCGGTCCTGTGGGAGCTCGAGCGGACCCGCTCCGGCCCCTTCTCCTTGGGGGATGCGGTGCCCCTCGACGAGGTGGAGGAGCTGGGGACCGCTGCCTGGGAACGGGTGCTCCCCCCCGAACGCATGGTGGAGGGGCTGCCTCGGGTCGAGGTCGGGCCGGACGAGGCGGCGCGCCTGGCCCACGGAACCGCCGTGGAGTGGGCGGGCCCGCCCCACGACGGGCCGGTGGCTGTGTTCGGCCCTGCCGGCGAGCTCGTGGCAGTGGGCAGGGTCGAGGAGCAGCGCCTGCGGCCCGTGAAGGTGTTCGCCGCCTGA
- the rpsO gene encoding 30S ribosomal protein S15: MALTPERKQEIIEQFQTHEGDTGSPEVQIALLSERISYLTEHFQHHHKDHSSRRGLLKLVGQRRRLLEYLKKKDIERYRTLIERLGIRK; this comes from the coding sequence ATGGCCCTCACCCCCGAACGGAAGCAGGAGATCATCGAGCAGTTTCAGACCCACGAAGGGGACACCGGCTCCCCCGAGGTCCAGATCGCGCTCCTGAGCGAGCGGATCAGCTATCTGACCGAGCACTTCCAGCACCACCACAAGGACCACTCGTCCCGCCGGGGACTCCTGAAGCTGGTCGGCCAGCGCCGTCGGCTGCTCGAGTACCTCAAAAAGAAAGACATCGAGCGCTACCGCACCCTGATCGAACGCCTCGGCATCCGCAAGTAG
- the pnp gene encoding polyribonucleotide nucleotidyltransferase, whose translation MARQAHGAVVVSYGGTVVLVTAVAAEEAREGVDFFPLTVNFQSKTFAAGKIPGGFFKREGRPPDYDTLASRLIDRPIRPLFPKGFRSETQIIATVLSHDSQNSPDVLGLVGASAALSISDIPFQGPIAAVRVGYIDGEYVVNPTLEQLERSRLNLVVAGTRDAVTMVESGSNILSEEEVLGAIERGHAEIRRLVELQDRLVEQVGKPKREIPEAAADPEVEARVAPIFAEHGVAAYQEVRKKARYAALRQAKQILLESLTEEERLREKEYLAAFDELAKRHVRRMILEEGRRIDGRGLADIRPIDCQVGVLPRTHGSALFTRGETQALVVTTLGTSSDEQMIDALEGEYYKRFMLHYNFPPFSVGEARFLRAPSRREIGHGALAERALEPLLPDQEKFPYTIRVVSEILESNGSSSMATVCGGSLSMMDAGVPIAHPVAGIAMGLILEGDRFAVLSDILGDEDHLGDMDFKVAGTREGITALQMDIKVGGITTEIMRQALEQARQGRLHILGEMEKAISAPRPDISPLAPRITVIKINPEKIKDVIGPGGKTIRKIIQTTQTTIDIEDDGTVQIASTNEEQCKKAIQMIEELTQEAEVGRVYEGIVRRVTDYGAFVEIFPGTDGLLHISEIDKERVNKVTDYMKEGDTVPVKVVSIDQTGRIKLSRKAALYPDEAGSSNARHDNGRNRRGGRR comes from the coding sequence ATGGCCCGCCAGGCCCACGGCGCCGTGGTGGTGAGCTACGGGGGAACCGTGGTGCTCGTCACGGCCGTGGCCGCCGAGGAAGCCCGGGAAGGAGTGGACTTCTTCCCCCTGACCGTGAACTTTCAGTCCAAGACGTTTGCCGCCGGGAAGATTCCCGGCGGTTTTTTCAAACGCGAGGGCCGGCCGCCCGACTACGACACCCTGGCCTCCCGGCTGATCGACCGGCCGATCCGGCCCCTGTTCCCCAAGGGCTTCCGGTCGGAGACCCAGATCATCGCCACGGTGCTGTCCCACGACTCCCAGAACTCCCCGGACGTGCTCGGGCTGGTGGGCGCGAGCGCGGCCCTGTCCATCTCGGACATCCCGTTCCAGGGGCCGATCGCGGCCGTGCGGGTGGGCTACATCGACGGCGAGTACGTGGTGAACCCCACCCTGGAGCAGCTGGAGCGCAGCCGGCTGAACCTGGTGGTGGCCGGCACCCGCGACGCGGTCACCATGGTGGAGAGCGGCTCCAACATCCTCTCCGAGGAGGAGGTGCTGGGAGCCATCGAGAGGGGCCACGCCGAGATCCGGCGGCTGGTGGAACTCCAGGACCGGCTCGTAGAGCAGGTCGGCAAGCCCAAGCGCGAGATCCCCGAGGCTGCGGCAGACCCCGAGGTGGAGGCCCGGGTGGCCCCGATCTTTGCCGAGCACGGGGTGGCGGCCTACCAGGAGGTCCGGAAGAAGGCCCGGTACGCCGCCTTGCGGCAGGCCAAGCAGATTCTGCTCGAGTCCCTGACCGAAGAGGAGCGGCTGCGGGAGAAGGAGTACCTGGCCGCGTTCGACGAGCTGGCCAAACGGCACGTGCGGCGGATGATCCTGGAGGAGGGTCGCCGCATCGACGGCCGGGGCTTGGCGGACATCCGTCCGATCGACTGCCAGGTGGGCGTGCTCCCGCGCACCCACGGCTCGGCCCTGTTCACCCGGGGCGAGACCCAGGCCCTGGTCGTCACCACCCTGGGCACCTCCAGTGACGAGCAGATGATCGACGCCCTGGAGGGCGAGTACTACAAGCGGTTCATGCTGCACTACAACTTCCCCCCGTTCTCGGTGGGCGAGGCCCGGTTCCTCCGTGCCCCCAGCCGCCGCGAGATCGGCCACGGCGCCCTGGCCGAGCGGGCCCTGGAGCCCCTGCTGCCCGACCAGGAGAAGTTCCCGTATACGATCCGGGTGGTCTCGGAGATCCTGGAGTCCAACGGCTCCAGCTCCATGGCCACCGTGTGCGGCGGCAGCCTGAGCATGATGGACGCCGGCGTTCCCATCGCCCACCCGGTGGCCGGGATCGCCATGGGCCTCATCCTCGAGGGAGACCGGTTCGCCGTGCTGTCCGACATCCTCGGCGACGAGGACCACCTGGGCGACATGGACTTCAAGGTGGCCGGCACCCGCGAGGGCATCACGGCCCTCCAGATGGACATCAAGGTGGGTGGCATCACCACTGAGATCATGCGCCAGGCCCTCGAGCAGGCCCGGCAGGGCCGGCTGCACATCCTGGGCGAGATGGAGAAGGCCATCTCGGCCCCCCGGCCCGACATCTCGCCCCTGGCCCCCCGGATCACGGTGATCAAGATCAACCCCGAGAAGATCAAGGACGTGATCGGCCCGGGCGGGAAGACGATCCGCAAGATCATCCAGACCACTCAGACCACCATCGACATCGAGGACGACGGCACGGTCCAGATCGCCAGCACCAACGAAGAGCAGTGCAAGAAGGCGATCCAGATGATCGAGGAGCTCACCCAGGAGGCCGAGGTGGGCCGGGTGTACGAGGGCATCGTGCGGCGGGTGACCGACTACGGCGCGTTCGTCGAGATCTTCCCGGGCACCGACGGGCTGCTGCACATCAGCGAGATCGACAAGGAACGCGTGAACAAGGTCACCGACTACATGAAGGAGGGCGACACCGTGCCGGTGAAGGTGGTGAGCATCGACCAGACCGGCCGGATCAAGCTCTCCCGCAAGGCGGCCCTGTACCCGGACGAGGCCGGATCGTCGAACGCCCGCCACGACAACGGACGGAACCGGCGCGGCGGCCGACGTTAG
- a CDS encoding P-II family nitrogen regulator produces MKLIRAYIRVERADEVLDALSQAGIVNATLTHVLAVGPNQDPDQSKVSMEFGRRVNRMVKLELICPDKDESMMVETIRKAACTGQPGDGVVAVQNLNRLVKIRTAKESVDAL; encoded by the coding sequence ATGAAACTGATCCGAGCCTACATCCGCGTGGAACGGGCCGACGAGGTGCTCGACGCCTTGAGCCAGGCCGGCATCGTGAACGCCACCCTGACCCACGTGCTGGCCGTGGGGCCCAATCAGGATCCCGACCAGAGCAAGGTGAGCATGGAGTTCGGCCGGCGGGTGAACCGCATGGTCAAGCTGGAGCTGATCTGTCCGGACAAGGACGAGAGCATGATGGTCGAGACGATCCGGAAGGCGGCCTGTACGGGGCAGCCCGGCGACGGGGTGGTGGCCGTGCAGAACCTGAACCGGCTGGTGAAGATCCGCACCGCCAAGGAGAGCGTGGACGCGTTGTGA
- a CDS encoding efflux RND transporter permease subunit, producing the protein MIEKIIEWSINNKFMVILATVFVILGGVLAMTNTPLDAIPDLSDVQVIIYTEYPGQAPQVVEDQVTYPLTTAMLAVPYAKVVRGYSFFGFSFVYIIFEDGTDLYWARSRVLEYLNFVAGRLPQGVTPSLGPDGTGVGWIYEYVLKDTTGTHDLSELRSLQDWYLRYELTAVPGVSEVASVGGFVKQYQVEVDPNKLLAYGIPIQKVRRAIQRSNNDVGGKLIEMGETEFMVRGKGYLRSIEDIENIAIGVDKFGTPVLLRQVADVHLGPELRRGILEWNGEGEAVGGVVVMRFGENALEVIRRVKEKLKDLEKGLPEGVVIETGYDRSALILRAVDTLKGKLIEEMTVVAIICVIFLLHFRSAFVAIFTLPVGILMSFLVMYALGINANIMSLGGIAIAIGVMVDASVVLVENAHKHLEHDRGKRPHIEIIVEASKEVGPALFYSLLIITVSFLPVFALQEQSGRLFKPLAYTKTFAMAASSILAITIIPVLMTFFVREETFSPETSRRRRFWTWVGAVAGPPALVVAGGVAGLALPDWSLVAALGVSAFAAVCLVPQRMIPEAKNPISRFFIRLYLPFIRTVLKWRKTTVLVALVAVVVTWYPLSRLGSEFMPPLNEGDLLYMPTTLPGISITKAKEVLQQTDKIIQSFPEVHHTLGKIGRAETATDPAPLSMIETTIMLRPQVEYEEIRVKRFFSDWPGWLKKPLTWIWPEVKRGKVLHEWRKKKVERFFSDWPDWIRKPLAKIWPEERYITIDELVEDLDRAIQFPGLTNAWTMPIKTRIDMLSTGIKTPVGIKLMGPDLQVLSDLGAKIEAVVRDIPGTLSAYSERVTGGNYVDFEIDRKEIARYGLTVQDVQDVIMTAIGGMNVTYTVEGLERYPVNLRYSRELRDDLDKLQRVLVPTPTGAQVPLGQLTKLSIVKGPPSIKSENARQTAWIYVDLKGVDVGSYVEKAKEVVEREVKFPAGYSIVWSGQYEYMQKARKTLNVIVPITLVVIFLLLYLHFHSIAEATIVMASLPFALVGGVWLLFLLGYNLSVAVTVGFIALAGLAAETGVVMLVYLDETFHRRRTHALMKTTGDLHASIIEGAVERVRPKLMTVATTLIGLLPVMWGHETGSQVMKRIAAPMVGGLISSTILTLVIIPAVYDIWKRWELRGVLVHGRATDAAPEDDEEG; encoded by the coding sequence ATGATTGAAAAGATCATCGAATGGTCGATCAACAACAAGTTCATGGTGATCCTGGCCACGGTGTTCGTGATCCTGGGCGGGGTGCTGGCCATGACCAACACCCCCCTGGACGCGATTCCGGACCTGTCGGACGTGCAGGTGATCATCTACACCGAGTACCCTGGCCAGGCCCCCCAGGTGGTGGAGGACCAGGTCACCTATCCGCTGACCACGGCCATGCTGGCCGTACCCTACGCCAAGGTGGTGCGCGGATACTCGTTCTTCGGGTTCTCCTTCGTCTACATCATCTTCGAGGACGGCACCGACCTGTACTGGGCCCGGAGCCGGGTGCTCGAGTACCTGAACTTCGTGGCCGGCCGGCTGCCCCAGGGGGTGACCCCGAGCCTGGGCCCCGACGGCACCGGCGTGGGGTGGATCTACGAGTACGTCCTTAAGGACACCACCGGCACCCACGACCTCTCGGAGCTGCGGTCCCTCCAGGACTGGTACCTGCGCTACGAGCTGACGGCCGTGCCCGGTGTGTCGGAGGTCGCGAGCGTGGGCGGGTTCGTGAAGCAGTACCAGGTCGAGGTGGACCCCAACAAGCTGCTGGCCTACGGCATCCCCATCCAGAAGGTGCGCCGCGCCATCCAGCGGTCCAACAACGACGTGGGCGGCAAGCTCATCGAGATGGGCGAGACCGAGTTCATGGTGCGGGGCAAGGGGTACCTGCGAAGCATCGAGGACATCGAGAACATCGCCATCGGGGTGGACAAGTTCGGCACGCCGGTGCTCCTGCGGCAGGTGGCCGACGTGCACCTGGGGCCCGAGCTCAGGCGCGGTATCCTCGAGTGGAACGGCGAGGGCGAGGCCGTGGGCGGGGTGGTGGTGATGCGGTTCGGCGAGAACGCCCTCGAGGTGATCCGCCGGGTGAAGGAGAAACTCAAGGACCTGGAGAAGGGCCTGCCCGAGGGCGTGGTGATCGAGACGGGCTACGACCGGTCGGCCCTGATCCTGCGGGCGGTGGACACCCTGAAAGGGAAGCTCATCGAGGAGATGACGGTGGTGGCGATCATCTGCGTCATCTTCCTCCTGCACTTCCGGTCCGCGTTCGTGGCGATCTTCACCCTGCCGGTGGGCATCCTGATGTCGTTCCTGGTGATGTACGCCCTGGGGATCAACGCCAACATCATGAGCCTGGGGGGAATCGCCATCGCCATCGGGGTGATGGTGGACGCCTCGGTGGTGCTGGTGGAGAACGCCCACAAGCACCTGGAGCACGACCGGGGCAAACGGCCCCACATCGAGATCATCGTGGAGGCCTCGAAGGAGGTGGGCCCGGCGCTGTTCTACAGCCTCTTGATCATCACGGTGAGCTTCCTGCCGGTGTTCGCCCTGCAGGAGCAGTCGGGCCGGCTGTTCAAACCCCTGGCCTACACCAAGACCTTCGCCATGGCGGCCTCGTCCATCTTGGCCATCACCATCATCCCGGTGCTCATGACCTTCTTCGTGCGCGAGGAGACGTTCTCGCCCGAAACGTCGCGCCGACGCCGGTTCTGGACCTGGGTGGGGGCGGTGGCGGGGCCCCCGGCCCTGGTGGTGGCCGGGGGAGTGGCGGGGCTCGCGCTCCCGGACTGGAGCCTGGTGGCGGCCCTGGGGGTGTCGGCGTTTGCGGCGGTGTGCCTGGTGCCCCAGCGGATGATCCCCGAGGCGAAGAACCCCATCAGCCGGTTCTTCATCCGCCTGTACCTGCCGTTCATCCGAACGGTGCTCAAGTGGCGTAAGACCACCGTGCTGGTGGCCCTGGTGGCGGTGGTGGTCACCTGGTACCCCCTGTCGCGGCTGGGCAGCGAGTTCATGCCGCCCCTGAACGAGGGCGACCTCCTGTACATGCCCACCACGCTGCCGGGGATCTCCATCACCAAGGCCAAGGAGGTCCTCCAGCAGACCGACAAGATCATCCAGAGCTTTCCCGAGGTGCACCACACCCTGGGCAAGATCGGCCGGGCCGAGACGGCCACCGACCCGGCGCCCCTGTCGATGATCGAGACCACCATCATGTTGCGGCCCCAGGTGGAGTACGAGGAGATCCGGGTGAAGCGGTTCTTCTCGGACTGGCCGGGGTGGCTCAAGAAGCCCCTGACCTGGATCTGGCCCGAGGTGAAGCGGGGCAAGGTGCTCCACGAGTGGCGCAAGAAGAAGGTGGAGCGGTTCTTCTCGGACTGGCCCGACTGGATCCGGAAGCCCCTGGCCAAGATCTGGCCCGAGGAGCGCTACATCACCATCGACGAGCTGGTGGAGGACCTGGACCGGGCCATCCAGTTCCCGGGGCTCACCAACGCCTGGACCATGCCCATCAAGACCCGGATCGACATGCTGTCGACCGGCATCAAGACCCCGGTGGGCATCAAGCTGATGGGGCCGGATCTGCAGGTGCTCTCGGACCTGGGTGCCAAGATCGAGGCCGTGGTGCGGGACATCCCGGGCACCCTATCGGCCTACTCCGAGCGGGTCACCGGCGGCAACTACGTGGACTTCGAGATCGATCGCAAGGAGATCGCCCGGTACGGCCTGACCGTGCAGGACGTGCAGGACGTGATCATGACCGCCATCGGCGGCATGAACGTGACCTACACGGTCGAGGGGCTCGAGCGCTACCCGGTGAACCTGCGCTACAGCCGGGAGCTCCGGGACGACCTGGACAAGCTCCAGCGGGTGCTGGTGCCCACGCCCACCGGCGCCCAGGTGCCCCTGGGGCAGCTGACGAAGCTGTCGATCGTGAAGGGCCCGCCGAGCATCAAGAGCGAGAACGCCCGCCAGACCGCGTGGATCTACGTGGACCTGAAGGGGGTGGACGTGGGGTCCTACGTGGAGAAGGCCAAGGAGGTGGTGGAGCGGGAGGTGAAGTTCCCGGCTGGGTACTCCATCGTGTGGTCCGGTCAGTACGAGTACATGCAGAAGGCCCGCAAGACCCTGAACGTGATCGTGCCGATCACCCTGGTCGTGATCTTCCTGCTGCTGTACCTCCACTTCCACAGCATCGCCGAGGCCACCATCGTGATGGCGAGCCTTCCCTTCGCCCTGGTGGGCGGGGTGTGGCTCCTGTTCTTGCTGGGGTACAACCTCTCGGTGGCCGTGACCGTGGGGTTCATCGCCCTGGCCGGGCTGGCGGCGGAGACCGGGGTGGTGATGCTGGTGTACCTGGACGAGACGTTCCACCGACGCCGAACCCACGCCCTGATGAAGACCACCGGGGACCTGCACGCCTCGATCATCGAGGGCGCGGTGGAGCGCGTGCGGCCCAAGCTGATGACCGTGGCCACCACCTTGATCGGGCTCCTGCCCGTGATGTGGGGCCACGAGACCGGCTCCCAGGTGATGAAGCGGATCGCGGCGCCCATGGTGGGCGGGCTGATCTCCTCGACGATCCTGACCCTGGTGATCATCCCGGCCGTGTACGACATCTGGAAGCGCTGGGAGCTGAGGGGCGTTTTGGTTCACGGCCGGGCCACGGACGCGGCGCCCGAGGACGACGAAGAAGGGTAG
- a CDS encoding efflux RND transporter periplasmic adaptor subunit, which translates to MATNTENPKTRSPLRVVLITAVVTLGVAGGAAYFFGWLSAPGTGVATAPQPVGEAGGQKGEKTLYTCGMHPWIISEEPGTCPICGMELVPKRDEASEAKAAASGKKERKILYWRAPMNPTEIYDHPGKSKMGMDLVPVYEDEVVGGVEVRIDPVIQQNMGIRTAPVEKGPLVRTIRTYGHVTYDETRTATVSPKFGGWIEKLYVDFTGQLVKKGDPLFEIYSPDLVSAQEEYLTAYRSLSETEGGSDLLASARRRLEYMDIPPDQIRAIEKYGKVRRTLLIRSPFTGVVTHKKAVEGVFVKAGQPVYQIADLSKVWVEAHIYEYELPWVKVGQEARMTLPYQPGRVYVGKVTYVYPYLQRQTRDVVIRLEFDNPDLELKPDMYADVELRTTLPGQGLLIPSEAVLRSGERNVVFVTRGDGKFTPREVTLGLEVDGGKVQILSGVAEGEYVVTSGQFLLDSESKLKEAVQKMLEAKMGKPKAEKPAKSSDDFFDDMDGGDAGKKKDDFFEDM; encoded by the coding sequence ATGGCGACCAACACTGAGAATCCGAAAACCCGATCCCCCCTGCGGGTGGTGCTGATCACGGCGGTGGTGACCCTGGGCGTGGCCGGGGGAGCCGCCTACTTCTTCGGATGGCTCTCCGCCCCAGGAACCGGCGTGGCCACGGCTCCCCAGCCGGTGGGTGAGGCCGGGGGACAGAAGGGCGAGAAAACCCTCTACACCTGCGGCATGCACCCCTGGATCATCTCGGAGGAGCCGGGGACCTGCCCGATCTGCGGCATGGAACTGGTGCCCAAGCGCGACGAGGCATCCGAGGCCAAGGCCGCCGCGTCGGGAAAGAAGGAGCGCAAGATCCTGTACTGGCGGGCCCCCATGAACCCCACGGAGATCTACGACCACCCCGGCAAGAGCAAGATGGGCATGGACCTGGTGCCGGTGTACGAGGATGAGGTGGTCGGCGGGGTGGAGGTCCGGATCGACCCGGTGATCCAGCAGAACATGGGCATCCGGACGGCGCCGGTGGAGAAGGGCCCCCTGGTCCGCACCATCCGCACCTACGGCCACGTGACCTACGACGAGACCCGCACCGCCACGGTGAGCCCCAAGTTCGGGGGCTGGATCGAGAAGCTCTACGTGGACTTCACCGGCCAGTTGGTGAAGAAGGGCGATCCGTTGTTCGAGATCTACTCCCCGGACCTGGTCTCGGCCCAGGAGGAGTACCTCACCGCCTACCGGAGCCTGAGCGAGACCGAGGGCGGATCGGATCTCCTGGCGTCGGCCCGCCGCCGGCTGGAGTACATGGACATCCCCCCCGACCAGATCCGGGCCATCGAGAAGTACGGCAAGGTCCGCCGGACCCTCCTGATCCGGTCTCCGTTCACCGGGGTGGTGACCCACAAGAAGGCGGTGGAGGGGGTGTTCGTGAAGGCCGGCCAGCCCGTGTACCAGATCGCCGACCTGTCGAAGGTCTGGGTGGAGGCCCACATCTACGAGTACGAGCTGCCCTGGGTGAAGGTCGGGCAGGAGGCCCGGATGACCCTGCCCTACCAGCCGGGCAGGGTGTACGTGGGCAAGGTGACCTACGTGTACCCCTACCTCCAGCGGCAGACCCGGGACGTGGTGATCCGGCTGGAGTTCGACAACCCCGACCTGGAGCTCAAGCCCGACATGTACGCCGACGTGGAGCTGCGCACCACCCTGCCCGGCCAGGGCCTGCTGATCCCCTCCGAGGCGGTGCTCCGGTCCGGCGAGCGCAACGTGGTGTTCGTGACCCGCGGCGACGGCAAGTTTACGCCCCGCGAGGTGACCCTGGGGCTCGAGGTGGACGGCGGGAAGGTGCAGATCCTCTCGGGAGTGGCCGAGGGCGAGTACGTGGTCACGTCGGGCCAGTTCCTCCTGGACTCCGAGTCCAAGCTCAAGGAGGCCGTGCAGAAGATGCTCGAGGCCAAGATGGGCAAGCCCAAGGCCGAGAAGCCGGCCAAGTCGTCCGACGACTTCTTCGACGACATGGACGGTGGCGACGCGGGCAAGAAGAAGGACGACTTTTTCGAGGACATGTGA